CCGTGCTGCTGGCCATCGCGGTCTTCCGGCCGTTCGACTTCATACACTCGGGGCCGCTGCTGTGGATCGACCGGCTGACAGTGGCGTTGGCGGTGCTCTCCGTGACGCTCTTCGTCGCGCGTTTCGTCGGCTGGATGATTCGCGCGTACCTGTCCAAGGACACGGTCGCGGCGCCAAACGGGTCGATCTTCGTCAATCTCGCCCGCATGCTGATCTGGGCTGTGGGCATCACGTTCATGCTCGGAGCCCTAGGTGTGCAAATCGGGCCGCTGGTGGCGTCGCTGGGTGTGGTCGGCCTGGCCGTATCGCTCGGCCTGCAGGACACGCTCGCGAACTTCTTCAGCGGCCTGCAGATCACAACATCGCGCCAGATTCAGCCCGGGCAGTACATCAAGCTCTCGACCGCCGAGGAGGGCACGGTGGTCGACGTGACGTGGCGCAACACCACGCTTCGGGCGCCGAGCAACGACCTCATCATCGTCCCCAACTCGGTCATCGCGCGCGCTCAGATCACCAACTTCACAGCCGACAGTGAGGAGCATGCGCTCACCGTCACCTTCAACGTGGCGTACGGAAGCGACTTGGAAGTGGTCAAGCGGATTGCCCTGGAGGTCGCCAACGAGGTCCTCGCCTCGTGCGCCGACGCGATCTCGGACGTCGAGCCCACGGTGCGCTTCCGCGGTTTTGGCGCCGATGGCGTCACCGTCGCGGTCACGCTGCGGGTCGTGCGCTATCAGGCGAGGGTGCCGATCGCAAGCGAGCTGGTGGAGCGACTCCACGAACGGCTGACTGCCGAGGGAGTCGCCTTCTCGGCCACCGAGACGCCAGCGCCCACTCCCCCGCCGCGCCCGCCTGCGCCGCCGGCTCCGCTGGGCATCAAGCTGCGCTAGCGTCGCACCTCGAGACGGCTAGCGGGCGCCCCAGAGCAACTCGTGCAGCGCCTGCATCGCGGCGACAGCGTTGCTGCCCCATTCGTCGAAGCCGAACGACCACTCCCAGGCGGCCTCGTCCATGCGGTTCTCGTCGAAGTACCTCGACCCCGCCGAGACCCCTGTGCAGGCGTCGTGCAGCCCCTGCGCGGCGGTGTCGGCCAAGTCAGCGAGCTCCTCGGTATCGATCTCGTCGTCGTCTTGCGCTGCCATGACCGAGGCTGCCAGGCGATGCGAGAGCGCCGAAATGGCCTGTTCGACCGCGCGTTCCTCGGCAAGTTCGCCTTCGAGGTCGACAGTGTCGTTCCAGAACTCATCGCCTCCCGCCGCGTCGTAGACATCGCCGGCGGAGGGCATCGTCACGCCCGCCGTGTACATGAACGTAAGCGCACGGCGCACGTCCTGTGCGTACTCGGCGTCTTCGCGCGTGCCGCCCACGAGTTCTTCGAGTCGCTTTGTCAGCGAGCGGAAGCCCGCCCAGTCGAAATCGGTTGCCATGGGGCGCTCCTAGTGACGGAAGTGGCGGTGGCCGGTGAAGACCATCGCCACGCCCAGCTCGTCGGCTTTCGCGATGCACTCTTCGTCGCGGATCGAGCCACCGGGCTGGATGAGCGCGGTCACGCCAGCCGCCGCGACGACTTCGAGGGTGTCGGGGAACGGCAAGAACGCGTCGCTGGCGGCCACCGCTCCGCGCGCCAACTCGCCGGCCTGCTCGACGGCGATAGCTGCCGAGTTCACGCGATTCATCTGCCCGGCGCCCACGCCCACGCTCACGAAGTCCTTCGCGAGCAAGATGGCGTTGCTCTTGACCGTCTTTGCGACCTTCCACGCGAAGAGCAGCTGCTCGAGCTCCTCGGGCGACGGCTGGCGCTTGGTTGGGACCGTGAACGTCGAAGGGTCTTCCTTGACGCTGTCGCTCTCTTGGATGAGCATGCCGCCCTCTACAGAGCGGCTATCGTAGTGGCCTCCCGTCGGGCGCGCGCCGCCTGTGCGCAGCACGCGCAGGTTGGGCTTGGCCGAGAGCAGCTCGAGGGCGGCCGGCTCGAAGTCGGGCGCGACGATGACCTCTACGAACTGCTTGTTCTCGCTGATGGCCTCGATCACCGAGGCCGGCACGATGCGGTTGAACGCCATCACGCCGCCGTAGGCGCTGACCGGGTCGGCGGCCTGCGCGCGGCGATATGCGGTGGTGATGTCGGCGTCGACGCACGTGCCGCACGGGTTGGTGTGCTTGACGATGACGCAGCACGGCTCGGCGAACTCGCGCGCGGCGGTCCAGCACGCGTCGGTGTCAAGGATGTTGTTGTAGCTGAGCTCCTTGCCCTGGAGCTGCTCGGCATTTGCCAGCGTGTGCTCCTTGGCGTCGGAGAAGCGGTAGAAAGCCGCGGCCTGCGCCGGATTCTCGCCGTAGCGCAGGTCTTGGGCTTTGAGCAGGCTGAAGCGGACCTCCTCGGGGAACTTCGTCGCCGAGTAGCCGCTCAGGTACTGCCAGATCTGGTTGTCGTAGTGGCTCGTGGTGTGGAAGACCTCGCTGGCCAAATCGCGGCGCATCTCCAGCGTGGTGCGGCCGCCAGCGTCGCGCATGACCGCGAGGACCGCATCGTAGTCGGCCGGACTCGTGACCACCGTGACGCTTGCGAAGTTCTTCGCGGCGCTGCGCAGCATACTTGGGCCGCCGATGTCGATGTTCTCGATAGCCTCGGCCTCAGTCACGCCGTCCTTGGCCACCGTGGCCTCGAACGCGTAGAGGTTGACGCACACCAGGTCGATCATGCCGATGCCGTGCTCCTCGGCGGCGGCCATGTGCGCCGGGACGTCTCGGCGAGCAAGAAGGCCGCCGTGTACGCGTGGGTGCAGCGTTTTGACGCGGCCGTCCATCATCTCTGGAAAGCCGGTCAGGTCGTCGATCGGCCGCACGGCGACACCGGCGTCGGCCAGCGCTTTGGCAGTCCCGCCGGTCGAGACGATCTCGACGCCGAACTCCTCGGAGAGTGCGCGGCAAAACTCGACCACGCCGGTCTTGTCGGTGACTGAAACGAGCGCGCGCTTGATGACGGGATCAGACATGCCGAGAACCTCCGGGATCGCAAAGGCGGGGACGCGGCTATTGTAGCGGAATCGACCCGCCGGTCAGCCGCGTCTCGCGCAACGGGCACGCAACAGCCGAGGCGGGCAGGCGGTTGCGGCTAGCTCCCCGCGTTGAGGTCGACTCCGAAGCTTTGCTCGGCGGTGTTGATGAAGGTGTCCTTGTCGCGAACGATCGCCTGAGGCGGGAGCTGCGGGCTGCGCGGCTTGGCGGCGTCGCCCACCAGCTTGACGGCGGTGCCGATCGCGAGAAACTCAATCAGGCCGCTGCCCAGCGAGTACACGTACGTCTTGATGCCCACGATGTCGTCGGCGTCCAACCCCTGCGCCTCGGCGGCCATGCGCGCCAGCGAGCGTTCGCGGGCCTCGTAGATGAGCGACGTGAGCTCGGGAATCTCGCCTTTCACGAAGTTCTTGGCCCATGCGGTGATGCCACCGGACAGGCCCAGCGAGTACACGCTCGTGCCAATGACGAGCTTCATCGGCACGTAGCCGGCCGCGGCCATGTTCCACATCTCCTCGCAGGTCATGTCGCTCGTGACCACCTCAGGGAGCGTAACCTGCCCGCTCGAATGGGCGTCTCGGCAGACCTCGGAGTGCGAGGCGGTGCCCAACATCAGCATCTCTTGGACGCTGGCGCTTCCGAACGGCAGGATTGTCGTCCGGATGCCCACGACGGCGTTGGCGCCAACGGTCTGCGCCTCGGCGATGATGCGCGACAGCGCGTGGTGCCGCGTCTGATAGAAGATGTCGGTGTACTCGGCGATCTCCCCACGCCCGAGCGTTTTCAGGCCACCCATGATCGCGTTGCCGACGCCGATCGAGTACGCCACATTGCCGAAGACGAACTGCAACGGCATGTAGCCGCAGTCCATCTGGCAGTAGAGCTCCTGGCCGTCGGAGGACGACGTGAAGCTCACACCCTCCTGCTCGACGTGCACCGTCGAGCCGATCGAGAGGAACTCGATGTTGCCGGGGTGAAAGACCAGCTCACTCGTGACGCCGGTCGCACCGTTGCCGCCATGTCCGGCGATCTCACCCTGCAGGCGCTTCAGCGACATCGCACGGCCCTCAGCGATCATCGACGTGAAGTCGGCGACCTCGCCGCCCACCATACCCGAGAACCCCGCCCGCAATCCGCCGAGCAGTCCCATCGAGAAGACGCTGTTGCCGATGACCAGGTTGCCGGGTTCCATGGCGAGCAGCTTGAGGCAGTAGATCTCGTTGCCGGAAAGGCCGGTGAGTCGCATGGCGAGGCTCCTTGCCGCTAGGCTGACTTGAGGTCAGGCTACCCGATGTAGCGGGGCGGCGAAACGCGGGGAAGCACTAGCCCGCCCACACGTCGCCGAAGAGTTGTGCGACGCTCGCGAACATCTCGCCGCCTCGTCCGCTCACCGGAGCGGCGCCACCGAAAGCGTTCGTGAGAAATGCCTCGTCGGCAGCCTCGAAGCGCTCCCAGGTCATTGGCTCGACGCGGACATCGAACTCGACCGCACGGGCATGCGCGCGCACGAACGCCACGGAAACGCTGGGGATTGCAGGCGGCGCGGGCGGTGTGTACGCGACGCCGTGCTCGACGATCCAGAGCGCGGAGGTCGAGCCGTCGATGACCCAGCCGTCGGGCGCGACAAGAATCGCCTGGTGTGCTCCGAGCGACCTGGCTCGGCGGTGGGCTTCGTCCCACCAGGAGCGGTCGGCGGGCTTGGCGGCCAGCGCTGGTATCGGCGGCCAGCCGGCCGCGTCGACGCGCGCGACTAGCAAACCGTTGGGGACGTCGAGCGAGCTAAGCCGCTGCGCCGTGTGGACGGTCACGGCGCCATCTGGCGCGACCGTGAGCGTGAGGCGCGCGCGCCGTGTGGGCGCATCGGCCCAGCGTGCCGCCGCTTCTGCGATGCGCTCATCGGCGAGCGCGAGCGCAGCCGGAGCCACGCCACCGCCAGCAAGCCGCGCGCGATGCCACGGCCAAAGCGGTACTCGGCCGCCTACGGCCCGGCAGGTCTCCTTCAGTGCGACTTCGGGAGCGCTCACGCCTGTGGCGAGATCTTCACCTTGCGG
Above is a genomic segment from Coriobacteriia bacterium containing:
- a CDS encoding mechanosensitive ion channel family protein gives rise to the protein VLLAIAVFRPFDFIHSGPLLWIDRLTVALAVLSVTLFVARFVGWMIRAYLSKDTVAAPNGSIFVNLARMLIWAVGITFMLGALGVQIGPLVASLGVVGLAVSLGLQDTLANFFSGLQITTSRQIQPGQYIKLSTAEEGTVVDVTWRNTTLRAPSNDLIIVPNSVIARAQITNFTADSEEHALTVTFNVAYGSDLEVVKRIALEVANEVLASCADAISDVEPTVRFRGFGADGVTVAVTLRVVRYQARVPIASELVERLHERLTAEGVAFSATETPAPTPPPRPPAPPAPLGIKLR
- a CDS encoding DUF5063 domain-containing protein → MATDFDWAGFRSLTKRLEELVGGTREDAEYAQDVRRALTFMYTAGVTMPSAGDVYDAAGGDEFWNDTVDLEGELAEERAVEQAISALSHRLAASVMAAQDDDEIDTEELADLADTAAQGLHDACTGVSAGSRYFDENRMDEAAWEWSFGFDEWGSNAVAAMQALHELLWGAR
- the purH gene encoding bifunctional phosphoribosylaminoimidazolecarboxamide formyltransferase/IMP cyclohydrolase, whose amino-acid sequence is MSDPVIKRALVSVTDKTGVVEFCRALSEEFGVEIVSTGGTAKALADAGVAVRPIDDLTGFPEMMDGRVKTLHPRVHGGLLARRDVPAHMAAAEEHGIGMIDLVCVNLYAFEATVAKDGVTEAEAIENIDIGGPSMLRSAAKNFASVTVVTSPADYDAVLAVMRDAGGRTTLEMRRDLASEVFHTTSHYDNQIWQYLSGYSATKFPEEVRFSLLKAQDLRYGENPAQAAAFYRFSDAKEHTLANAEQLQGKELSYNNILDTDACWTAAREFAEPCCVIVKHTNPCGTCVDADITTAYRRAQAADPVSAYGGVMAFNRIVPASVIEAISENKQFVEVIVAPDFEPAALELLSAKPNLRVLRTGGARPTGGHYDSRSVEGGMLIQESDSVKEDPSTFTVPTKRQPSPEELEQLLFAWKVAKTVKSNAILLAKDFVSVGVGAGQMNRVNSAAIAVEQAGELARGAVAASDAFLPFPDTLEVVAAAGVTALIQPGGSIRDEECIAKADELGVAMVFTGHRHFRH
- a CDS encoding heavy metal-binding domain-containing protein, translating into MRLTGLSGNEIYCLKLLAMEPGNLVIGNSVFSMGLLGGLRAGFSGMVGGEVADFTSMIAEGRAMSLKRLQGEIAGHGGNGATGVTSELVFHPGNIEFLSIGSTVHVEQEGVSFTSSSDGQELYCQMDCGYMPLQFVFGNVAYSIGVGNAIMGGLKTLGRGEIAEYTDIFYQTRHHALSRIIAEAQTVGANAVVGIRTTILPFGSASVQEMLMLGTASHSEVCRDAHSSGQVTLPEVVTSDMTCEEMWNMAAAGYVPMKLVIGTSVYSLGLSGGITAWAKNFVKGEIPELTSLIYEARERSLARMAAEAQGLDADDIVGIKTYVYSLGSGLIEFLAIGTAVKLVGDAAKPRSPQLPPQAIVRDKDTFINTAEQSFGVDLNAGS
- a CDS encoding aminotransferase class IV, which codes for MSAPEVALKETCRAVGGRVPLWPWHRARLAGGGVAPAALALADERIAEAAARWADAPTRRARLTLTVAPDGAVTVHTAQRLSSLDVPNGLLVARVDAAGWPPIPALAAKPADRSWWDEAHRRARSLGAHQAILVAPDGWVIDGSTSALWIVEHGVAYTPPAPPAIPSVSVAFVRAHARAVEFDVRVEPMTWERFEAADEAFLTNAFGGAAPVSGRGGEMFASVAQLFGDVWAG